In Nitrospirota bacterium, the genomic window AAAGTTGGGTCCGTCGAACTTCCTGAGGAAGTGTTTGGCTGCAAGCTGCACACGGCCTTGGTTCATGAAGCGGTGGTGATGCAGCGTGCTTGTGAGCGTCAAGGTACGGCATCGACATTGCGGCGTGGCGAAGTGGCGGGATCAGGGAAGAAGCCATGGAAGCAGAAGCATACGGGGCGGGCTCGAGCCGGATCCATCCGTTCCCCTGTATGGCGCCACGGCGGATCGGTGTTTGGTCCGAAGCCGCGTGACTATTCGTATAGCATGCCGAAAAAGAAGTACCGCGCTGCGCTTCAGAGCGCGTTGTCTGCCAAGTTGGCAGATGGGCAAATCGTGATTGTGTCGAATCTGGCATTGGATCAGCCGAAGACGAAATTGCTGGCTCAAGTGCTGATGAATTTTGGGCCCGGGGCATATGCCTTAATTGTGGCTGGCGAAGGACATCCTGGATTGGCTCAAGCAGCAGGTAATTTGCCAAACGTGTGTGTGGTGGGTCCTGAAGGATTGAACGTCTACGACATTGTTCGGGCTGAGTTGATTCTGATTCCTGAGCGGGAATTGCCGCGGGTGAAGGAGGTCTGGTCATGAAGGCAGGTCTCCATAGCATTCTGTTGCAGCCCTTGTTGACGGAAAAAATTACGGCCATGCGGGAAGCCAATAACACCGTGGCCTTCCTCGTTCACCCGGATGCTAACCGTGTCCAGATCAAGCAAGCGGTCGAAACGCTCTTGAAGGTAAAGGTTGAGCGGGTGAATGTGATGAACGTGCGCGGGAAGGTGAAGCGCTTAGGGCGTTTCTCAGGTAAGAGATCAGACTGGAAGAAGGCCTTCGTCAAGCTCAAGCAAGGCGAAAAATTGGAGCTCTACGAGAGCGCATAGCGTGACGCTGCACCGGGATTAACTCGGTGTATTGGAAGGACGACTGTAGCATGGGAATCAAAGTATTCAAGCCGAGAACCCCGGGGCGCCGCGGAATGACCGCGGTGACGACCGAGGATCTCTCGAAGAAGCGGCCAGAGAAATCGCTGACCTCGTTCCGTCGCAGCACCGGTGCGCGAAACAACGAGGGGCGGACAACCGTGCGATTCCGTGGGGGTGGACATAAGCGCCTCTATCGGAAGATTGATTTTCGTCGTGATAAGAGCGGGATCCCAGGCACCATTGCCGCGCTTGAATACGACCCTAATCGTTCGGCCCGTATTGCTTTGGTGCATTACAAGGACGGAGAGAAGCGGTATATCCTGGCGCCTGTCGGACTGAAGGTCGGGGATGTTGTGCAGGCCGGTCTCGGCACTGAGGTTCGTGTTGGAAATGCCTTGCCATTGTCCAGCATGCCCTTGGGTACCACGATCCATAATATCGAGTTGAAGCCTGGCAAGGGCGGACAGCTGATTCGTAGTGCGGGTGGTTCTGCTCAAGTCATGGGCCGCGATGGCGAGTATATTCAGGTGCGACTCAGGTCCGGCGAAATGCGTCGAATCCTTGCGACTTGCATGGCGACGGTCGGGCAGGTTGGCAATACGGACCATGAGAATGTTAGTGTTGGCAAGGCCGGTCGGACGAGATGGAAGGGACGACGCCCTCATGTACGCGGTGTCGTCATGAATCCTGTCGACCACCCGCATGGTGGCGGTGAAGGAAAGTCTGGACAGGGTAATCCCCATCCAGTCTCCCCATGGGGTCTCCCGACCAAGGGATATAAGACCAGGAACAATAAGGCGACGGACAAGTTCATTATTTCCCGCCGCAAGTAGGAGTACGCGATGCCGAGGTCTGTAAGTAAGGGCGCATTCGTCGACGATCATCTGCTTGAAAAAGTAGAGCGGATGAATCAGAACAAGGATCGGAAGATCATTAAAACCTGGTCACGACGCTCTACCGTCATTCCAGATATGATCGGACATACCTTTGCGGTTCATAACGGGAAGAAGTTTATTCCTGTGTTTGTGACGGAAAACATGGTGGGACACAAACTTGGAGAGTTTGCTCCGACCAGATTTTTCAAAGGGCATGGGCATGCCAGAACAGAGAAATCAGTCGCCCTTAAATAGGTGTCAGACCGCGGTCTCGGCAAACTCGATTGGATTGGAATGTTATGGCTGAAGCACAAGCAGTTTTAAAATTTGTCCGTGTCTCTCCAAGAAAAGCTCGCCCGGTGATCGACTTGATCCGCGGGCAGCAGGTTCCGATGGCATTGGCCCTCCTCCGCAATACGCCGCGCCAGGCCTGCAAGGTCGTCGAAAAGCTTCTGCGGTCCGCCGTCGCCAATGCGGAGCAAAAGGAGATGGGCGACAGTGAGTCTATGGTCGTGTCGAGGGCGTTTGTCGATTGCGGGCCGACGCTGAAACGCTTTCGTGCCCGCTCGCAAGGGCGTGCGAATGCCATTCAGAAACGCATGAGCCATATTACTGTCGTCGTATCGACGGTAGATGTTAAAGAGAAGCAATAGGTAGCGACGGCTAATGGAGCCGATTCATTTCCTGGCTGAGTGAGGCATAAGGAGTTATGGGTCATAAAACACATCCAATCGGGTATCGACTGGGATACAACGTCAACTGGAGCTCTCGGTGGTACGCCAGCAAGGACTATGCAAAGCTGCTCCATCAGGATATCAAGATTCGCAAAATGGTCAAGCAGCGTCTCTTTCATGCTGGTGTGGCCAAGATCGAGATCGAGCGATCCGGAGACCAGACCCGTGTGATCATTTCTACCGCGCGTCCTGGTATCATCATCGGTCGTAAGGGTGCTGAGGTTGACAAGCTCAAGGCTGAGTTGGAAAAGATGTACTCTGGGCAGGTCTACATTACCGTCAAAGAAATTAAGAAGCCTGAGTTGGATGCCCAGTTGGTTTGTGAGAATGTGGCCACCCAATTAGAGAAGCGTGTTGCCTTCCGTCGGGCGATGAAGCGTAGTGTGCAGTCCGCGCTTCGTCTTGGCGCTCAGGGTATCAAGATCATGGTTGGTGGTCGTCTCGGTGGAGCTGAAATTGCGCGATCTGAATGGTACCGCGAAGGCCGCGTGCCGCTTCATACGCTCAGGGCTGACATCGATTACGGATTCGCTGAAGCTCACACGACGATGGGGCAGATCGGGATCAAGACTTGGATCTATAAGGGGGAAGTCCTTCCGCTACAGCCCATTAAAAAAGAATCGCCATTTGAACGCAGAATTGGCTAATTGATGAGGGTATTGTGTTAGCACCAAAGAAAGTTAAGTTCCGCAAAATGATGAAGGGGCGTATGACTGGCAAGGCCTATCGTGGCGGCCAAATTACGCTCGGGGAGTTCGGATTGAAGGCGCTCGAGCCGGGCTGGATCACCAGTCGGCAGATTGAGGCGGCGCGTATCGCGATCACTCGTTGCGTGAAGCGCGGTGGTCAGGTGTGGACGAGAATATTCCCCGATAAGCCGATTACCAAGAAGCCGGCTGAAACTCGAATGGGTAAGGGAAAGGGTAATCCGGAGTATTGGGTTGCCGTCGTGAAGCCCGGCAGAATTATGTATGAGATGGACGGTGTGACGCCGGAAGTTGCCAAGGAGGCCTTCCGCTTGGCTTCTCATAAGTTGCCAATTGCCACGAAATACGTAGTTCGCGGCGAGTTTTAATA contains:
- a CDS encoding 50S ribosomal protein L23 gives rise to the protein MKAGLHSILLQPLLTEKITAMREANNTVAFLVHPDANRVQIKQAVETLLKVKVERVNVMNVRGKVKRLGRFSGKRSDWKKAFVKLKQGEKLELYESA
- the rplP gene encoding 50S ribosomal protein L16 — translated: MLAPKKVKFRKMMKGRMTGKAYRGGQITLGEFGLKALEPGWITSRQIEAARIAITRCVKRGGQVWTRIFPDKPITKKPAETRMGKGKGNPEYWVAVVKPGRIMYEMDGVTPEVAKEAFRLASHKLPIATKYVVRGEF
- the rpsS gene encoding 30S ribosomal protein S19, which codes for MPRSVSKGAFVDDHLLEKVERMNQNKDRKIIKTWSRRSTVIPDMIGHTFAVHNGKKFIPVFVTENMVGHKLGEFAPTRFFKGHGHARTEKSVALK
- the rplB gene encoding 50S ribosomal protein L2; protein product: MGIKVFKPRTPGRRGMTAVTTEDLSKKRPEKSLTSFRRSTGARNNEGRTTVRFRGGGHKRLYRKIDFRRDKSGIPGTIAALEYDPNRSARIALVHYKDGEKRYILAPVGLKVGDVVQAGLGTEVRVGNALPLSSMPLGTTIHNIELKPGKGGQLIRSAGGSAQVMGRDGEYIQVRLRSGEMRRILATCMATVGQVGNTDHENVSVGKAGRTRWKGRRPHVRGVVMNPVDHPHGGGEGKSGQGNPHPVSPWGLPTKGYKTRNNKATDKFIISRRK
- the rplV gene encoding 50S ribosomal protein L22; translated protein: MAEAQAVLKFVRVSPRKARPVIDLIRGQQVPMALALLRNTPRQACKVVEKLLRSAVANAEQKEMGDSESMVVSRAFVDCGPTLKRFRARSQGRANAIQKRMSHITVVVSTVDVKEKQ
- the rpsC gene encoding 30S ribosomal protein S3: MGHKTHPIGYRLGYNVNWSSRWYASKDYAKLLHQDIKIRKMVKQRLFHAGVAKIEIERSGDQTRVIISTARPGIIIGRKGAEVDKLKAELEKMYSGQVYITVKEIKKPELDAQLVCENVATQLEKRVAFRRAMKRSVQSALRLGAQGIKIMVGGRLGGAEIARSEWYREGRVPLHTLRADIDYGFAEAHTTMGQIGIKTWIYKGEVLPLQPIKKESPFERRIG
- the rplD gene encoding 50S ribosomal protein L4, with amino-acid sequence MPTVDVVDLKRQKVGSVELPEEVFGCKLHTALVHEAVVMQRACERQGTASTLRRGEVAGSGKKPWKQKHTGRARAGSIRSPVWRHGGSVFGPKPRDYSYSMPKKKYRAALQSALSAKLADGQIVIVSNLALDQPKTKLLAQVLMNFGPGAYALIVAGEGHPGLAQAAGNLPNVCVVGPEGLNVYDIVRAELILIPERELPRVKEVWS